The Shewanella sp. NFH-SH190041 genome has a window encoding:
- a CDS encoding TerB family tellurite resistance protein, with protein sequence MLAKLKNFLNAHLQTQSPEEKQRQLNLAAASMLLEVVFADEVLAPEEEHLLPQVMQQTLGLSATDSQSVIDEARSRQKEATSLYEFTTEINAAFSIEQKQQLVLAMWQLAYADGKLCQYEDQIIRRMADLLYLKHSELIQARNRAIEIQRAQD encoded by the coding sequence ATGCTTGCTAAACTGAAAAATTTCCTGAACGCGCACCTGCAAACCCAATCCCCGGAAGAAAAACAACGCCAACTCAATCTGGCGGCCGCCAGTATGCTGCTGGAAGTGGTATTTGCCGATGAAGTCTTGGCGCCAGAAGAAGAACACCTGCTACCACAGGTAATGCAACAAACATTGGGATTAAGCGCCACTGACAGCCAAAGTGTGATCGATGAAGCACGAAGCCGACAAAAAGAAGCCACGTCACTGTACGAATTCACCACTGAAATTAATGCCGCCTTTTCCATTGAACAAAAACAGCAACTGGTACTGGCTATGTGGCAATTGGCCTATGCCGACGGCAAACTGTGCCAGTATGAAGATCAAATCATCCGCCGGATGGCCGATCTGTTATACCTAAAACATTCAGAGCTAATTCAGGCACGTAATCGTGCGATTGAGATACAGCGCGCCCAAGATTAA
- a CDS encoding 4Fe-4S dicluster domain-containing protein — MDKSKRLFLQGAGAILAGISLYQTRLATAREPQASKVKYALLHDETLCIGCDACTLACREANQVPADVTRLTMVRSGPFGEYPNRRYHFSRQSCQQCENAPCVTVCPTGAAYIDAQTGIVKVDDWKCVGCQYCIAACPYKVRFIHPVTRAADKCDFCADSRLQHGQQPACVSACPTKALIFGDISNQLAPITRLIKHNAVDRDKVSLGTRPKLFKIRAPSGEVIL; from the coding sequence ATGGACAAAAGCAAACGTCTTTTTTTGCAAGGTGCCGGTGCCATATTGGCTGGCATCAGCCTATATCAGACTCGGCTAGCCACAGCCCGCGAACCTCAAGCAAGCAAGGTCAAATATGCTCTGCTGCACGATGAAACCCTGTGCATTGGCTGTGATGCATGCACACTGGCCTGCCGCGAAGCCAATCAGGTTCCCGCGGATGTCACCCGCCTGACGATGGTCAGAAGCGGCCCGTTTGGCGAATATCCTAACCGGCGCTACCACTTTTCCCGTCAATCTTGTCAGCAGTGTGAAAATGCCCCCTGTGTCACTGTTTGCCCAACCGGGGCGGCCTATATCGATGCGCAAACGGGTATTGTGAAAGTTGATGACTGGAAATGTGTTGGCTGTCAGTACTGTATTGCAGCCTGCCCATACAAGGTTCGCTTTATCCACCCGGTAACCCGGGCAGCGGATAAATGTGACTTCTGCGCTGACAGCCGCTTACAGCACGGGCAACAACCCGCCTGTGTCAGCGCTTGTCCCACCAAAGCACTGATCTTTGGTGATATCAGCAACCAACTGGCCCCCATCACCCGCCTGATAAAACACAATGCGGTGGACAGGGATAAAGTATCTCTCGGTACCCGGCCGAAATTATTTAAAATCCGCGCCCCCAGCGGGGAGGTCATATTATGA
- a CDS encoding DUF2780 domain-containing protein, protein MKRTISIAALLAASAVAVPAQANWFTDLFMPKSEPAAQQQTPSLSAVASDALAHNPLVKDTMSKLGMTQEQAQGGLGTILSLTKSTLGEQKFQSLSKDIPGADALLAAAPVLDKNSGMSGLLSEAGDLGKSFQGGAMVYDAFAKLGIAKEQAIPLINMLKEYLQKHSDNHAVALLSQGLNALL, encoded by the coding sequence ATGAAAAGAACTATCAGTATCGCAGCCCTGCTGGCTGCCTCCGCCGTGGCCGTGCCAGCACAGGCTAACTGGTTTACCGATCTGTTTATGCCAAAAAGTGAGCCTGCGGCTCAGCAACAGACACCATCTCTGTCAGCCGTTGCCAGCGATGCCTTAGCCCATAACCCACTGGTGAAAGACACCATGAGTAAATTGGGTATGACCCAAGAACAGGCGCAAGGTGGTCTGGGCACAATACTGAGTCTGACTAAATCCACTCTGGGTGAGCAGAAATTCCAATCGTTGAGCAAAGATATCCCTGGGGCAGACGCTTTGCTGGCTGCGGCGCCCGTATTAGATAAAAACAGCGGCATGTCCGGATTGTTGTCCGAGGCAGGCGATCTGGGGAAATCCTTCCAGGGCGGCGCGATGGTCTATGATGCCTTTGCTAAACTGGGCATTGCCAAAGAACAAGCCATTCCGCTGATCAATATGCTCAAAGAGTATCTGCAAAAACACTCTGACAACCATGCGGTCGCGCTGTTGAGTCAAGGGCTGAACGCCTTGCTGTAA
- a CDS encoding tRNA-uridine aminocarboxypropyltransferase, giving the protein MSKRRHCLACDYPENACLCAHIDPIVSQTQVVILQHPAEAKHAKNSVRLLRRVLPQAQVYLGESADDFAAIRAELSQRDRVYLLYPSAQSEPAASVTACCDDQGPLTLVLLDATWRKALKMFKLNPWLQQLPALHLGEEIQGRYTIRKASRPDSLSTLEATAYCLAQLEPALSVAPLFRAFDALIEHRLAAMPALVRQRYSTS; this is encoded by the coding sequence ATGAGTAAACGCCGTCACTGCCTGGCTTGTGACTATCCGGAAAATGCCTGTTTATGTGCCCATATTGACCCCATCGTCAGTCAGACTCAGGTGGTCATTTTGCAACATCCAGCAGAAGCTAAACATGCTAAAAACAGTGTGCGATTGTTGCGCCGGGTATTACCGCAGGCGCAGGTTTATTTAGGGGAAAGTGCCGATGATTTTGCCGCGATTCGAGCTGAGCTCAGCCAGCGTGACAGGGTTTATCTTTTGTATCCATCAGCGCAGAGCGAGCCGGCTGCATCAGTGACGGCATGCTGTGATGACCAGGGGCCACTAACACTGGTTTTATTGGATGCAACTTGGCGCAAGGCGCTGAAAATGTTCAAGCTCAATCCTTGGTTGCAACAATTGCCAGCGCTGCATCTTGGGGAGGAGATACAAGGGCGTTACACTATCCGTAAGGCCAGTCGGCCAGATAGCTTATCAACCTTGGAAGCAACGGCTTACTGTTTGGCCCAGTTGGAACCTGCTTTGTCAGTTGCTCCGTTATTCCGAGCCTTTGATGCACTGATTGAGCACAGGTTGGCGGCAATGCCAGCGTTAGTACGCCAGCGCTATTCAACGTCTTAA
- a CDS encoding multidrug effflux MFS transporter, translated as MRPGLLPLLMLMVLFSPLAIDIYLPSMPAMAKDFSVSASEVQSTIALFLFAMGVGQIVIGPLTDRFGRRPVVLAGVVLYTLSSALAALAQDFAVMQWARVLQGLAACASSIVVFSAVRDCYSPKESSKIYSYLNGAICVVPALAPTLGGLLALQFGWRSNFMFMSIFGLIMLLVITLRFQETRPADTDTSGPLYRWGRYRPVLANSHFMFYALTCMAAMGAILSYVSYSSVWLIDHLGMNELSFTALFGLNACINIAACFTAPQVIRRLGNRRTVMVAQGLMLVAGLLELALYYIAGHQGLIGALCYMLPMMLLCAGFALLLGPATSMALAPFGDRAGTAAAMLGCIQMSGASVMAALLQQTSLPAPEAVGLMMVIMAVIFLAIMMLKRFAHWHSEPSLN; from the coding sequence ATGCGACCCGGATTATTGCCGCTGCTGATGCTGATGGTGCTATTTAGCCCATTGGCGATTGATATATACCTGCCTTCCATGCCTGCGATGGCGAAAGATTTTTCGGTTTCGGCCAGTGAAGTGCAGTCCACCATTGCCCTGTTTTTGTTTGCGATGGGGGTGGGGCAGATAGTGATTGGGCCGCTGACAGACAGATTCGGTCGCCGACCAGTGGTTTTGGCTGGTGTCGTACTGTATACCCTGTCTAGTGCTCTGGCTGCTTTGGCGCAGGATTTTGCTGTTATGCAGTGGGCTCGCGTGTTGCAAGGGCTAGCCGCTTGCGCGTCCTCTATTGTGGTATTCAGTGCTGTACGTGACTGCTACAGCCCGAAAGAAAGCAGTAAAATTTACAGCTATCTTAATGGCGCTATTTGTGTGGTGCCGGCTTTGGCCCCGACTTTGGGCGGTTTGTTGGCGTTGCAGTTTGGTTGGCGCTCCAACTTTATGTTTATGTCTATCTTTGGCTTGATCATGCTGCTGGTCATTACCTTGCGTTTTCAAGAAACTCGGCCGGCTGATACTGACACTTCTGGCCCGCTATACCGTTGGGGCCGTTACCGGCCGGTATTGGCGAACAGTCACTTTATGTTTTATGCCCTGACCTGTATGGCCGCCATGGGCGCGATTCTCAGTTATGTGTCTTATTCATCTGTGTGGTTGATTGATCATTTGGGGATGAATGAACTGAGTTTTACGGCGCTGTTCGGCCTTAATGCCTGTATCAATATTGCGGCTTGTTTTACCGCTCCGCAGGTGATCCGCCGTCTGGGGAATCGCCGCACTGTGATGGTCGCCCAGGGGCTGATGTTAGTCGCCGGGTTATTAGAGTTGGCGCTGTACTATATTGCTGGCCATCAAGGCTTGATTGGTGCCTTGTGCTATATGCTGCCGATGATGCTGTTGTGTGCCGGTTTTGCTCTGCTACTTGGCCCTGCCACCTCTATGGCATTGGCACCTTTTGGTGACCGTGCTGGGACTGCTGCGGCTATGTTAGGTTGTATTCAGATGAGTGGCGCGTCAGTGATGGCGGCGCTGCTGCAACAAACCAGTTTGCCTGCGCCGGAGGCTGTTGGCTTGATGATGGTGATTATGGCAGTGATTTTTTTGGCGATTATGATGCTGAAACGTTTTGCCCACTGGCACAGTGAACCATCACTCAATTAA
- the nrfD gene encoding cytochrome c nitrite reductase subunit NrfD, with translation MSPFHFDGLVWHWPIAIYLFLAGMSAGAIFFAILLKYFCLKQHAHHSSFVIAACIIAPLTIWAGLGILVIDLTKPLDFWKILVFYNPLSVMSLGVMVLLVFQLFMFAWIAIVFAVPLSAWLSTRLPLAERLLQQLTRYEAGITGLTMILSLALGAYTGFLLSALPGYPLLNNPVLPLLFLISGLSSGAAGALLLGVLLKGQADSREVKFIHKIEIPLILTELVMLFTFFAGLVLSGGQRQVAAWNALGPGFWGWVFWGGIIGLGLSLPLAMNLFMTASAQRRFSYVAATASMSLLGVLLLRHFILYTGQMTSL, from the coding sequence ATGAGTCCATTTCATTTTGACGGGCTGGTATGGCATTGGCCTATCGCCATTTATCTGTTTCTGGCCGGTATGTCAGCCGGGGCAATTTTCTTTGCCATCTTGCTGAAATACTTCTGTTTGAAACAGCATGCCCACCATTCAAGTTTTGTAATTGCGGCCTGTATTATCGCCCCGTTAACAATCTGGGCCGGATTGGGCATTTTAGTGATTGATCTGACCAAGCCGCTGGATTTCTGGAAAATTCTGGTGTTCTACAATCCGCTGTCGGTTATGTCGCTGGGGGTAATGGTGCTGCTGGTATTCCAGCTGTTTATGTTTGCCTGGATAGCCATTGTCTTTGCGGTGCCCCTGTCAGCTTGGCTATCTACCCGGCTGCCATTGGCTGAGCGATTGCTGCAACAACTCACCCGCTATGAAGCCGGCATCACCGGACTCACCATGATTCTGTCTTTAGCACTGGGGGCCTATACGGGCTTTTTATTGTCAGCATTGCCGGGCTACCCCTTGTTAAATAATCCGGTTCTGCCACTGTTATTCCTTATCTCAGGTCTGTCATCCGGGGCGGCCGGAGCCCTGTTGCTGGGCGTATTACTCAAAGGGCAAGCTGACAGCCGGGAAGTCAAATTTATCCATAAGATAGAGATCCCCTTGATCCTGACGGAGCTGGTGATGCTATTCACCTTCTTTGCCGGCTTGGTGCTCAGTGGTGGTCAACGACAAGTGGCAGCGTGGAATGCGTTAGGGCCAGGGTTCTGGGGCTGGGTGTTCTGGGGAGGGATTATCGGGCTGGGGCTATCACTGCCACTGGCAATGAACCTGTTTATGACCGCCTCTGCCCAACGCCGCTTCAGCTATGTGGCCGCCACAGCATCCATGAGTTTGTTGGGCGTCTTGCTGCTGCGCCACTTTATCCTTTATACCGGGCAAATGACTTCGTTATAA
- a CDS encoding LysR family transcriptional regulator, which translates to MKLDNLLRIDLNLLVILQVLLEEQNVTRAARRLHLTQSALSKSLNRLRDALGDPLFVRTARGLKPTAHALQLAVRLPDMLESLYQLTQPPGFVPASSEREFSFAMVESAYETLIPHFIGPLLTAAPNIRLNSYLWNEHSMQDLLQGQLDFAIAGRDLHPQSEFKVTNLPEGIAHKTLYQDRQVCLVRQGHPALQARDAGFWHLDYYLSLSHVQVRCEGNDWWALDYHLAQSGQRRHLSATVPDFYGAASICAHSDLIFTLPASFARHASKLYPLATLPLPLDFSPLVYVLLWHSRNNDEPGHQWVKHTILAKVEQVLGAQSNELAISEQTSSANQSN; encoded by the coding sequence GTGAAACTGGATAATTTATTGCGCATTGACCTCAACTTACTGGTGATCCTGCAGGTACTGCTGGAAGAGCAGAATGTGACCCGAGCAGCCCGTCGCTTGCATCTGACCCAATCAGCTCTCAGTAAAAGTCTCAACCGACTACGTGATGCACTGGGCGATCCGTTGTTTGTCCGCACCGCCCGGGGGCTTAAGCCTACCGCCCACGCCCTGCAGTTAGCGGTACGGTTACCGGATATGCTTGAATCCCTGTATCAACTGACCCAGCCACCCGGCTTTGTCCCCGCCTCCAGCGAACGGGAATTTTCCTTTGCTATGGTGGAAAGTGCCTATGAAACGCTGATCCCCCATTTTATCGGCCCACTGTTAACAGCCGCGCCCAATATTCGGCTTAACAGTTATCTGTGGAATGAACACTCCATGCAGGATCTACTGCAAGGCCAGTTAGATTTCGCCATTGCCGGGCGGGATTTGCATCCTCAATCTGAATTTAAGGTCACTAATTTGCCTGAGGGTATCGCCCATAAAACCCTGTACCAAGATCGCCAAGTTTGCTTGGTTCGTCAGGGACACCCGGCGCTACAAGCCCGGGATGCTGGATTTTGGCATCTGGATTACTATCTGTCGCTGAGTCATGTGCAGGTGCGCTGCGAAGGGAATGACTGGTGGGCTTTGGATTACCATTTAGCCCAATCGGGACAGCGACGACACCTCAGTGCCACTGTGCCGGATTTTTATGGGGCGGCCAGTATCTGTGCTCACAGTGATCTGATATTTACCTTGCCTGCCAGCTTTGCCCGACATGCCAGTAAGCTCTATCCACTGGCCACACTTCCCTTGCCGCTGGATTTTTCCCCACTGGTATATGTCTTACTGTGGCACAGTCGCAACAATGACGAACCCGGCCATCAATGGGTCAAACATACCATTCTGGCCAAGGTGGAGCAGGTACTGGGGGCTCAGTCCAATGAACTGGCAATCAGTGAGCAAACCTCATCGGCTAACCAGTCTAACTGA
- a CDS encoding lysozyme inhibitor LprI family protein — MRKLFPQILFSFSLFSLLLLLNIPANAAQFTERPLAQFDRLNDYPSTAAFDKYIADYTQQCLDNSYGGSLAPRCFVGSQVWDRELNTYYQLLMQTLNKSGQQALRQSQRAWLLSRDRTMDFNHYVEALNMQQGTMYIAMAAGDRDAAITPMIRHRALLLKRWLEAMTASQP, encoded by the coding sequence ATGCGCAAGTTATTTCCCCAAATTCTTTTCAGCTTTTCATTATTTTCCCTGCTATTGCTGTTAAACATCCCTGCAAATGCTGCGCAATTCACCGAACGACCACTGGCGCAGTTTGACCGATTAAATGATTACCCTTCTACGGCCGCCTTTGACAAATATATCGCTGACTATACCCAGCAATGTTTGGATAACAGTTATGGCGGCTCGTTAGCACCTCGCTGCTTTGTCGGCAGTCAAGTTTGGGATAGGGAACTCAACACCTATTACCAATTGCTGATGCAGACATTGAATAAAAGCGGCCAGCAAGCCCTGCGCCAAAGCCAACGGGCTTGGCTGCTATCACGTGACCGCACCATGGATTTCAACCACTATGTTGAAGCGCTGAATATGCAACAAGGCACCATGTATATTGCCATGGCGGCTGGGGACAGGGACGCAGCGATTACGCCAATGATTCGCCATCGGGCTTTACTGCTGAAACGCTGGTTGGAAGCCATGACGGCATCACAACCCTAA
- a CDS encoding EAL domain-containing protein, translated as MNQLFSSVNRTGKYALLFASLMAFFLSFVCVFSYAYWKVANEVKQDAKHILNFTEHEIDDAIINVKQLDKLDFHTCDAQGQHLLRQYLYQHLNGGLFLMRRLDGKPWLYCSLMGPVRFDVPPNQHAHYVALPGRDKMILTMATYHRHGRKQSSLFLAYFGRENISTVRMPKAESYSFFQPSSMASRKIELRLTNGDEVFSIGQFDDSDARHIITYSYRYPIYIRSALDMQRVYKTAWHLGILFLPVYTIFFVLCFYLIKAIFKARLSMGFQLYRAAKNKELKAFYQPIVDVSTGQVIAAEALIRWIKEDGTIEKPGRFISELEQSELITEVTLDILERMPKDLAEILAQADNFRCSINLVPEHLENDEFVDHLERLARDGFPCHQLALEITERLPLRDLAKAQATIARFRALGICVELDDAGTGYGGASYLQELHIDVMKIDKLFVDTLMFSANKSQVLDAYLQMARTLNLEIIAEGVETQAQSQALLEKGVCFQQGYLYAKPLAAKDFVLFWQQNCFNNRCRIFDGIQGRDDDQLPHAPHSLSDML; from the coding sequence GTGAATCAGCTTTTCTCCTCGGTTAATCGAACCGGTAAATATGCCTTGCTGTTTGCCAGCTTGATGGCATTTTTTCTCTCATTTGTCTGCGTATTCAGTTATGCCTACTGGAAAGTAGCCAACGAGGTGAAGCAAGATGCCAAGCATATCCTCAATTTTACCGAGCATGAGATTGATGATGCCATCATAAATGTGAAGCAGTTGGATAAGCTGGATTTCCACACATGCGATGCTCAGGGTCAGCACCTATTACGGCAATACCTGTACCAGCACTTAAATGGTGGGTTGTTTTTGATGCGCCGTTTAGATGGTAAGCCTTGGTTGTATTGCTCATTAATGGGGCCAGTGCGTTTTGATGTGCCGCCCAATCAGCATGCCCATTATGTTGCCCTCCCGGGGCGGGACAAGATGATTTTGACTATGGCGACCTACCATAGGCATGGGCGTAAGCAGTCCAGTTTGTTTTTGGCTTATTTTGGGCGAGAAAACATTAGCACGGTGAGAATGCCCAAAGCGGAAAGCTATTCGTTTTTCCAACCCTCATCTATGGCCAGTAGAAAAATTGAATTGCGGCTAACTAATGGGGACGAGGTGTTCTCCATTGGGCAGTTTGATGATAGCGATGCCCGTCATATTATTACTTACAGTTACCGCTACCCAATTTATATCCGCTCTGCATTGGATATGCAGCGGGTATATAAAACGGCCTGGCATTTGGGGATTTTATTCCTGCCGGTTTATACCATCTTTTTTGTGCTGTGTTTTTACCTGATTAAAGCCATCTTCAAAGCCCGGCTCAGTATGGGCTTCCAGCTGTACAGGGCGGCTAAAAATAAAGAATTAAAGGCGTTTTATCAGCCGATCGTCGATGTCTCTACCGGGCAGGTTATTGCCGCAGAAGCATTGATCCGCTGGATAAAAGAAGATGGCACAATAGAAAAACCCGGACGCTTTATCAGTGAGCTAGAACAAAGTGAGCTGATCACCGAGGTGACGCTGGATATACTGGAGCGTATGCCAAAGGATTTAGCTGAGATTTTAGCCCAGGCGGATAATTTCCGCTGCAGCATTAATTTGGTGCCAGAGCATCTGGAAAATGATGAGTTTGTTGACCATTTGGAACGTTTGGCCCGGGATGGGTTCCCTTGTCATCAATTGGCATTGGAAATAACAGAGCGCTTGCCGCTGCGGGATTTAGCCAAGGCGCAGGCAACGATTGCCCGTTTCCGGGCATTAGGTATCTGCGTGGAGTTGGATGATGCCGGTACTGGCTATGGCGGCGCATCGTATCTGCAGGAATTGCATATCGATGTTATGAAAATCGACAAATTGTTTGTCGATACCTTGATGTTTTCTGCCAATAAAAGCCAAGTGTTGGATGCCTATCTGCAAATGGCCCGTACTCTGAATCTGGAAATTATTGCTGAAGGGGTGGAAACCCAAGCTCAATCCCAGGCCCTTCTGGAAAAAGGCGTATGTTTCCAACAAGGGTATCTCTATGCCAAGCCATTAGCAGCCAAAGATTTTGTCCTATTCTGGCAACAAAACTGTTTTAATAATCGTTGTCGTATTTTTGATGGTATCCAAGGACGGGATGATGATCAGCTACCGCACGCGCCGCATTCGTTATCAGACATGCTTTAA
- a CDS encoding DUF4145 domain-containing protein — protein MTDTDFVRDLVPELLADYQDAKGYAADVPTQSLLHIRALAHRLTRRLAADRVSFTSPNLYERIEQLNQQRLIDVPTARALHKLRGHGNRGAHPEKYHLTKSQLQTLAQKAIRDCLSLLEHLYYKWHRKPAPTYEFEQAAALSAKELCYRAVMQDDAEARYLVGMSLKAKALMELEQEQAQALDEEDRAPQSHSAATFSQAAYWFELAAPAHHGALFEHGVALLHGYRGQAEPAAGEALIAEAAGYRLPAAQALLGYFYLVGGHSISADELQAEKYLTQAAEAGNSEAMSNLGVLWYQRGELDKAFGWISRAARSGFANAQYHLALMLAQGEGCDADTAASEHWLAEAAEHGQLDAMLERARHMLNDEQAFGSDLSEAENYLRQVIRFGHSVPAMLELSIALADGMLGRIDVVGAAALLKLARSLADDEQLAVIRPLWASLLEQIQRVTPLSQDPGEQKSLRRAQELLSED, from the coding sequence ATGACTGATACTGACTTTGTCCGTGATTTAGTGCCTGAACTACTGGCTGATTATCAAGATGCCAAAGGCTATGCGGCCGATGTGCCGACCCAGTCGCTATTGCATATTCGCGCTCTCGCGCATCGGCTAACCCGCAGATTGGCGGCGGATAGGGTCAGTTTCACCAGTCCTAATTTGTATGAGCGCATTGAACAGCTCAACCAGCAGCGTCTTATCGATGTGCCTACGGCCCGGGCGCTGCATAAACTCCGGGGGCATGGCAACCGTGGCGCCCATCCGGAAAAATACCATCTGACCAAATCCCAGTTACAAACCCTGGCACAGAAGGCAATTCGAGATTGCCTCTCGTTGTTGGAGCATTTGTATTACAAATGGCATCGTAAACCGGCACCGACCTATGAGTTTGAGCAGGCCGCGGCTTTGTCGGCAAAAGAGCTGTGTTACCGGGCCGTGATGCAGGATGATGCCGAAGCGAGGTACTTAGTTGGTATGTCGCTGAAAGCCAAGGCGCTGATGGAACTGGAGCAGGAGCAAGCACAGGCATTAGACGAGGAAGACAGAGCGCCACAGAGCCATTCTGCGGCGACTTTCAGTCAGGCGGCATATTGGTTTGAGCTGGCCGCCCCTGCCCACCATGGTGCCTTATTTGAACATGGGGTGGCGTTACTGCACGGTTATCGTGGTCAGGCGGAACCGGCTGCGGGGGAAGCATTAATTGCTGAAGCGGCAGGTTACCGATTACCGGCGGCTCAGGCCTTGCTGGGATATTTCTATCTGGTCGGCGGGCACAGTATTTCCGCAGATGAATTGCAGGCAGAAAAGTATCTGACCCAAGCGGCAGAGGCGGGTAACAGTGAGGCCATGTCTAATCTCGGGGTACTGTGGTATCAGCGTGGTGAGCTGGATAAGGCATTTGGATGGATTTCTCGCGCAGCCCGTAGCGGTTTTGCCAATGCTCAATACCATTTGGCGTTGATGTTAGCGCAGGGCGAAGGCTGTGATGCCGATACCGCCGCCAGTGAACACTGGTTGGCCGAGGCCGCAGAACATGGTCAGCTGGATGCCATGTTGGAACGGGCGCGGCATATGCTCAATGATGAACAGGCATTTGGCAGTGATCTGTCCGAGGCGGAAAATTATCTGCGTCAGGTGATCCGCTTTGGCCACAGTGTGCCAGCCATGCTAGAGCTGAGTATTGCGCTAGCCGATGGCATGTTGGGGCGAATTGATGTTGTTGGTGCTGCGGCATTGCTGAAGTTGGCGCGCAGTTTAGCTGATGACGAGCAGTTGGCAGTCATCCGCCCTTTGTGGGCATCGTTGTTAGAGCAGATCCAGCGGGTGACTCCTCTGAGCCAAGATCCCGGCGAGCAAAAATCGCTGCGCCGAGCCCAAGAACTGCTGAGTGAAGATTAG
- a CDS encoding cytochrome c3 family protein gives MWHIYAASLLAALLLPLPLSAGDITGKPLAQAIHNSPCMKCHKRNGSMQGIHGQSDIRCIDCHGEKQGHPRKASNLVKFNDPASTLQAQITPCLNCHDPRSLGESEWTHDVHILGVSCSSCHQLHLAQDPMRTLTPTDRVALCSECHRSQ, from the coding sequence ATGTGGCACATCTATGCTGCTTCATTATTGGCGGCGTTGTTACTTCCCCTGCCGCTATCGGCGGGGGATATAACAGGTAAGCCGCTAGCCCAAGCAATACATAATAGTCCCTGTATGAAATGCCATAAACGCAATGGCAGCATGCAAGGTATCCACGGCCAGAGCGATATCCGCTGTATTGACTGTCACGGAGAAAAACAGGGGCACCCGAGAAAAGCCTCCAATCTGGTGAAATTTAATGATCCAGCCAGCACATTGCAGGCACAAATAACCCCCTGTCTCAATTGTCATGATCCCCGTTCTCTCGGGGAATCTGAATGGACCCATGATGTGCATATCCTCGGTGTCAGCTGCAGTAGTTGCCATCAATTGCACTTAGCGCAGGATCCTATGCGGACATTGACCCCGACCGACAGAGTCGCCCTGTGCAGCGAGTGCCACCGCAGCCAATAG
- a CDS encoding LysR family transcriptional regulator, producing MAREIDFERIDLLSLNIFVLLYENKSATITSKALKIPAPKISRCLKQLRETFGNDLFVRHRYGMHPNEFAEQIYPLARHIVDTASGFSRLDPTCRPPKPEYPIAIPDAISCSMMKPLMQIVQNKTHPISISLELWSATAIQQVLNGDLSFAVLCHYADEALQGYSDKLEFVPIKTMGNLYLLSRAGHPVLNSELGFEQIAQYPFIYTEFGKPEEKTSVFQRFCMAEGIALHTEITIRNVATLIDYLLGSDSLALTSYSSLYDKFSDIPGLHACRLSAREVSRLTDKFPTSNLYLVRRKEEREPQLDWLADEVCSLIASSLD from the coding sequence ATGGCTAGAGAGATAGATTTTGAAAGGATAGATTTGCTGAGTTTAAATATATTTGTTCTATTATATGAAAATAAATCAGCAACTATTACATCAAAAGCTTTAAAAATTCCTGCGCCTAAAATTAGCCGTTGCTTAAAACAGTTGCGGGAAACCTTTGGCAATGATCTTTTTGTCCGTCACCGTTATGGTATGCACCCCAATGAGTTTGCTGAGCAGATTTATCCGCTTGCGAGACATATCGTCGACACTGCCAGCGGCTTTAGCCGCTTAGATCCCACCTGCCGCCCTCCTAAGCCTGAGTACCCTATTGCGATTCCCGATGCAATCAGCTGCAGCATGATGAAGCCTCTGATGCAGATAGTGCAAAATAAAACCCACCCGATCAGCATCTCTCTGGAGTTATGGAGTGCAACGGCAATTCAACAAGTATTAAATGGCGATCTTAGCTTTGCGGTATTGTGCCATTACGCCGATGAAGCCTTGCAGGGATATAGTGATAAATTGGAATTTGTGCCGATCAAAACCATGGGGAATTTGTACCTCCTGTCCCGTGCCGGTCACCCGGTGTTGAATTCAGAGTTGGGATTTGAGCAGATTGCCCAGTATCCCTTTATTTACACTGAGTTCGGTAAGCCGGAAGAAAAAACCAGCGTATTCCAACGGTTTTGTATGGCAGAAGGGATTGCGCTGCATACAGAAATCACGATTCGTAATGTGGCAACCCTGATCGATTATCTGCTGGGATCTGATTCTCTGGCGTTAACTTCATACAGTTCTTTATATGACAAATTTTCCGATATTCCCGGACTGCATGCCTGCCGATTATCAGCCCGGGAAGTCAGTCGCCTAACCGATAAATTTCCAACCTCTAATCTGTATCTGGTGCGGCGAAAAGAGGAGCGAGAGCCTCAGTTAGACTGGTTAGCCGATGAGGTTTGCTCACTGATTGCCAGTTCATTGGACTGA